CAAACGCCCCAGACAAGATGAAAGAGAGTATGAAGAGCAGCTATGGAGGAGCCCTTACTAAGCCAGATTCTTTAAGAAACGCCCGAAGTTCGATGAAACCGTCGAGATCTAGAAACTGATTGTACTCTTCATATACGGTACTATGCCATGGACTGGAAGAAGTCGGATTCTAGAcgatgctttgttttgcttttaTCATGTATCGTAATTTTGTTCCCGTGTCATGGCGAGTCCCCTTAGGACCACTATACGGACGCGATAATCATTCCTTCTCATACCTCTTGGCTCATGTAAGTAGGTTTGTTGGTTGATCAcgatacaattttttttatccttgAAGTTAATCTGCTCCTGGGGTACATTTTTTTTGTGACAAATGGGTTCCTCTTATGGGCCAAAAAGTTGAAATGTAGGTGAGTTCTGAATATTTTAGATTAATTGATTGCAAAGTCAGGCCTGAAAttgttgtttctttttttacagGAAAGGCCTAAAATTGTTCATTTTTACGCGCAATTTCTCGACCATATGGTATAATACATTATTTTCACCTTCTATCACGCTTTTTAAATAGAGCATCATAAcagaaaattgatttttttcccctcaaatGTAGCATTCGGACATCGAGAGGTCTTCGGCTAACTTTGTCTGCATGATGAGAGAAAAGGCCGGAGGGAGCCCCTTCTCGAATCTCCTCCCCCCTCTCTCTGGCCACCGTCCTCCTCAGATGAGGTCGTTGGAGGTCGAGAGGTCTTCGACAATGTCGTTTGGATGGGGGTCAGCTAACGgctgtttttttattttttattttttaataataataattattattccaTTGCGCAAAAGCGAGCCACTTTTCCTAGCCAATTCAACTTTCTGTCAACATTTTTTATGGAATCTAATGGCTTGTTAGATTTgatatgaaaattcaattctaTACTATAACATATTAAGTTCAAAATGTGTTATGAGGGgaaatagagttaaaattgtTGTATTTAATACGATTTTCTACTAAATTGTTAAATTTCTCCTGTAATCAAGGGGGAAAATACTCGAGACATTTCTTCTTCAATATTCAGGAAAAAACAAAGGATAAATTTCGACGATATTACTTATAGTTTGTGAAATGACTAGCGacacattttcttttaaaagtTAACCGCACCCCTCATTTTGCTGACATCGCACCAAGATAACTTACACTTTGCCACATAGATCTTGTATCATGAAATTGTACAAATCGATCTATTACTTAATTTCTTTACTCAAATCAAATCCaaattaatttaagaaaaaacaGTAGAAATTGGCGAAATGAGAGGTGATGTGTgactaattttgaaaagagagaATGCCGTTGACtattttacaaattataaGGGTGTCGTCaatatttacttaaaaaaaaagacatttcttcttcaattaaatattttgaaattaattataaataaaaggagagaaatttcaaattatatagAAGCTTTGCCCGCGaaaaccctaaccctaacccTGAGCTTGGGTTTTCTATTTATCAGTTctcacagagagagagagagagagagagagagagagagagcgatgGAAGAGAGAGACGATTACAAGTTCCTGAAGCTGAGAGACGCAGTGACATGCCTTAATCAGAAGGTGAACCTCATCGGTGTCGTTATTGAGTTCGGCTTCCCCAAGACGACCAAAGGCACCGGTAATCTCTTATCTCCTCAGAGACTGTTTTTATGTGGGTCGGAGGCTATGAATGCTGTGATTTCTCTGGCTATGATGACAAAAAAAGGCCGGACTTACGGCTGCCACCGGTGGTCTCCGTCGTGGTAGTAGGTTGATGATCCTGTCATAGTAAAGGTTTCGACTGAGCCAGCGGAATTTATTCATTCCCCATCATTTTTCCTCCACCTTTTACACTGaaaagtttcaatttttttttttaaactaaagttgtatatgtatatgcttaTTGTGTCCGTGAAGTATTTCCAAGAAAGTTCGAAACTTGGAGCTTTTCCAGTGAAGTAAACtgatatttataatattgctGCAATATTTTGTATTGGGTTTTGTCTGGGGAGCTTAGAAATATTGAGTGCATTGTTAGTGTCAATTCTGGTTGACCATCCTGAGACTGAAGTTTCTCTGCTTCGGGCAGTTGAGCAATGAGAGCATCCTTGGAGAACAGTGGGATTGGAAAAAGATGTCTCTGTTCATGTCACAAGAGAGGGGGAAGGAATGGTCTTTAGGGTgttatttgtaatttactGAAGTTCTTCGATGAATATTTGCAATCTTCTGAAGTTCCTTGATGAATATGTTCTGTACTTGAGGTAGGAATATTTAATTGGTTTCGATATTAATTTAAGCTTGTTTGGCCGCTTGCGCTGTATGACGTTTAAATTTAAAGATATTGTACATTTTCTTTTACAGTATGAGTTAATTATTTTCGATTATTAAGTATTTTGTGAATTATTCATCATCCTTTGGGTTGACCTCTCTTGAACTTTCAAGTGCTTTTTAGTTTCCTTAGTTGGTATCGTTTTCTTTGCAGATTATTTTTGCTCCGTAAGGCTAATTGACGAGTCATACTCGGATGAGGGAATCCCAGTTAACTTTTTTGCTGAAAATGTAGAGAAGCTTCCCTTCATTGCCTCTCCTGGAGATATCGTTCAACTTTCTCGTGTTGTGGTACTTCCATTTTCAGAAAAGAGCTTTCTATTGTATGATATCAGGTTTTTTTTATCGATCAGGTTTAGTTTAGGAAGACAATGTCTTGCTTCTGAGTGTTATTCTAAAAGTACTTTCACCACCATCAACCCGGAAACTGCAAATTTGTAGACTTTTGGGTATAGTGAACAGAGACGGTCCTTATGATTAGACTACTGTCTAAGAATATTAACGTAATGTGGTCAATGATAGGCACCTTATGTATAGGCACTAATTTAACTAGAAAGGAACCTATAAAAAACCCTCCTAGTTAACAAAACTAGTACTTGATCAAGGGTAAAGCATTCATTGAAAGTACCATGTCTCCTGCAAATGTAAGTTTATTTGTTTGATAAGTCACATCTTTGTTCAGATATTTTAGGATCTGGAGGGTCCAAACAGTTGCACTTCTTTCTTCAGTTATCTTAAAGATGATAAAACTAGAATATATTGGTCCAGTTTTCTTGTCAATTTTCTTGGTCCTTTGAGAGGTCCATACATTGCAGGACTTGGGAGAGATTGCATGCTGCAGTCATTCGATCACCACATGATAAAACATCCAGATGACCGTATTACCAGGGATATAGACTATTAGGCATTTCTTTGACAGCTTCCTGCAAGGTCATTATGAAGGGAAAATGTATTGTGGATTCTCGATACCTAATGCATTGGCTCATGAAGTGAAATATAGATGAACATGTCCAATCCCTAAGATGCATTTTTGGTGGGGAATTGTAAAAGAATCTGAAAGAATGTGTGACAGAGTTGCTTGGTTGCTTTAGAAGGTTACAATTTCCCCCATCTTGCccaattttttctcaataaaCTGATCCTATGGCTAAGCCCATAAAATTTCCACCAGCAACTTTTTCTAGTGTCAAGAGGACATTGAAGGGAGTTGCTCTACCATTCCTACTGTAGAAAGAGAATTCAGTTTTTTCAGAGAAAATTACTTGGATATGGACCTATTTCATAACCTATTGTCATTGTATATATCCAATCACGAAATTTGCAACTATGCCTGAAAAAAGCAGGtagattattatatttttgtcttGCGGTGCAGATAAAAACACATGATGGCGAAGTCTATGCCTTGTTCAATAagaaattttcttcatttgctTTATATGAGGGAGTAGATGGTAAAGACTTCGTTCCATATCAAGTCTCTGCAAGATTTTCTTCCAGAGAATTGGACAAGAAATTCATTGGAGATCTAAGGAAGTGGTTCATTAATTTCCAAGACAATTTAGGTATCAATTTTTCTGAATAATTCtagttttgtttatttgtatcTTCGTTCGTGCTTCATAGATAAGATTTGTTGATATCTCATGATTATCTCTATAAAAAACACAATACAGTATATAAGTCAGCGTATCTTTTTGTCTAAAGCTATTAATTGTTGCTCTGGATATCCAGATTCTTGAGTATACCTTCGCATTTTTCTAAAGTTGCTTTAAGAACTCGGTTCTAGTTTGATCAACATTTTTGCTGCAGTAGAATAAAGTGatgctttttattttgttaaaatCTAACCATAACCGCCCAAGATATGCTAagatgaaacttttgtttGTTCATGTCCCATGAGATCCAAATGACTTCCAATTGATAAGTGAGATGAAGGAAGGTCAACGGCATAATTTAGTTGGTAAGGTAATCAATCACATGATTCTATCTTCTGCTGAGACTCTATCTACGCTAGTTAAGTGCTTTGTTCTTAAGATCAATTGATGGCATGCAAGAACTTGAGTTGGTTATGTTATGTTTCTGATCTATTGTTTCATTATGCAGATTCTTCATATAAGCAAGGTTGCGAATAATAACTGCATCATCTTTCTTTGGGATGGGACTGACGctccaaaaaataatattcaaaCAAAGTGAGTtgtatcttctttttttttttggttgctctttgttgttttctactgTTTGCAAGTTGAGTTCAATTTTAAAACGTACTTTGTATAGTCAGATAAGAGAAAATTCCTTGTAGAATACTTTTGCTTGAGGTCTTTATTTACAGTTTTTTGGTTATTCTCTTCCTTCCCAAGTGCTAACATGATGTTAACAATTGATTTTACATGTGATTTAGCACTCATGCTAGCCCCAGTTGACATATATAACCAAAATGATGAGTGACATTCAGACAGCAATTGATAGCTTTAGTAGGAAACTAAGGATGTAATGCTTCAAGATAGATTGTGTGACTGCTAATTACTTCCTTAGAGATTAAGATGGTAAAATAATGCCCCTTCAATGTAACATCAAACATGGTTACTCACAGTGGGAGCATCTtgtgtttgtttttatttttattttattttttgaaggGATATATGAGCTATGATTTCATTAGCTAGATTAAGTATGaccttttcaattattttcctCATCCCTTTCTTGTGGCTTATACTGAATTTTGTAGATTGATAGATGAGATGAATACTCCACTTCCTCTACAGCTCGAACCTAACCCATTGCCAAGAGATGTTCTATGCACGTTTCCACCTGTGGGAACTGTCTTAAGGGTGTTTTTGGATGAAGGAAACAGAAATCTTAGCCCGAGTTTCTTGAGAATAGGCCAATGGATTAATTTCGTCAACATCGTCTGTGAAGTTCATGCAGGACTCTGGCGTGGGATATTAATGTCCTTCACCAAATTCCGTTGCATTGCAAATAATAGTCGTTACGCATTAACCTGCCTGAGGTAATTCTAATCCATGGATAATCAGCAATCTTCACATTATACCATGACATGAAATATGGGACTTGGATTTGATTTTCTCCAATTATTTGTTGAAAATCAGTTCTTATGAAGAACGAGTGTCATCAAACTTTGGTAGAACGCCTACATCTTGCGAATCACCCTCCACAGTAACAGGTATTAAGTTCATCAATGCTTTTTATAAGtttttactctcttttttaatttctcaagCTTAAGATGGTATTACCGTGAATTGTTTGCTCTTATTGGCCATTTAGAATCTTATGCACATTTGTTTTTGGAATCTGTTAGAGGTTGACCATGCCTTTGTGCCATTCGCTTCTCTAATGGATGTTATCACCTATGCTGAGGTACTAGTCTCATCTTCTTTACGCTCTTGTgctgaaaagaaagagagagagagtaaaaAGTGAAATGGTTtctacttttattttctgataTGAACATTTGCATTCGCAGGTTACGGCCAAGTTCAAGTGTATTGTTCGTGTTGTGGCTGTACTTCCATTTCAGGTCGAAGATTTCGTCTCTCCTCTGGGGATTTATAGAGTCAGGCTAACTCTAGAAGACCCAACAGCCCGAATTTTTGCTTTCTTATATAATGAagatgcggtatgaacttttGTCTTGATTTCATCATGAAATCTGTGTTTAGAAAGTATAACTGTATTGCTGTTTGtcaatattctagaagctggATCATTTTTCAGCACTTATCTTTCATAGACTCTAGATCGATCCTCGCCCACATGCAACTACATGCACATGTTGTCAATTGCATTTTGTACGTTTTGTATTGATTGTGATGACACTTGtatggaccaataatagcaaTTGCTTTGCTGTAATCTTTCTGAACTACATGGACTCTCTTTAACTCATCTGCCATAGGAAAAGTTCTTCGAGGGCCACCCTCCCAGCAATGTTttgaggaggaagatgaagaagctACTCGGAGTAGGTGAGGATGATCAGAGCAATGAAACTGAATACACTGTCAGGGATCCTCCATGGGTTACTTGTTGCTTGAAATCTTACTACATTGATAAAAATCAGGCTTGGGAAAGCAGGCGATACCGAATCTGTGACACGAGGTTGGTCGGTGGATAATTTCCATCTTCTTGATGCAGGgcacatcttttttttttttttttagtgggGATGTagatatctttaaaatttACCTGAAGCTTGTAAATGATCTTGCTGATGCCACTTTTTGTAGATATTAGCATAGTTCCCAGCTGTTGAGAAATCATTTTCGAGTATGTGACATGTTGTAACAACTGACTTGTTCTAAGGTGCCGAAAGTGTTTCTGTTTGATGTATCATTCTGCGGGGATGAGTCCTGAAAGTTGCAGACAGTAATATTGTCACCGTGAACAGAGAGTTTATTTGC
Above is a window of Punica granatum isolate Tunisia-2019 chromosome 7, ASM765513v2, whole genome shotgun sequence DNA encoding:
- the LOC116213483 gene encoding protection of telomeres protein 1b-like, producing MEERDDYKFLKLRDAVTCLNQKVNLIGVVIEFGFPKTTKGTDYFCSVRLIDESYSDEGIPVNFFAENVEKLPFIASPGDIVQLSRVVIKTHDGEVYALFNKKFSSFALYEGVDGKDFVPYQVSARFSSRELDKKFIGDLRKWFINFQDNLDPNDFQLISEMKEGQRHNLVGKILHISKVANNNCIIFLWDGTDAPKNNIQTKLIDEMNTPLPLQLEPNPLPRDVLCTFPPVGTVLRVFLDEGNRNLSPSFLRIGQWINFVNIVCEVHAGLWRGILMSFTKFRCIANNSRYALTCLSSYEERVSSNFGRTPTSCESPSTVTEVDHAFVPFASLMDVITYAEVTAKFKCIVRVVAVLPFQVEDFVSPLGIYRVRLTLEDPTARIFAFLYNEDAEKFFEGHPPSNVLRRKMKKLLGVGEDDQSNETEYTVRDPPWVTCCLKSYYIDKNQAWESRRYRICDTRLVGG